A part of Streptomyces sp. NBC_00557 genomic DNA contains:
- a CDS encoding carbohydrate kinase family protein, whose protein sequence is MIVVTGEALIDLVPQGSGALAALKPALGGGPYNTAVALGRLGSRTAFCSRTSRDAFGEALLDGLRRAGVDVSRVQRGAEPTTLAVATIDDGGSAAYSFYVDGTADRLFTAPAALPAGTRAVSFGTCSLVLEPGASAYEELMRTAAAQGLFTALDPNIRAGLIPDADAYRARFKSWLPSVTLLKLSAEDAEWLGGTPREWLAAGPAAVVVTRGGDGLTVFTRDGAEYSVPGEKIAVVDTIGAGDTVNAALLHGISALDALSEEALAALGAEGWTRLLRFAARAAAITCSRAGAEPPYAAELGDL, encoded by the coding sequence GTGATCGTCGTCACCGGTGAGGCACTGATCGACCTGGTACCGCAGGGCTCCGGTGCTCTCGCGGCCCTGAAGCCGGCGCTCGGCGGCGGCCCCTACAACACCGCCGTAGCCCTCGGCCGCCTCGGCTCGCGCACCGCGTTCTGCTCCCGGACCTCGCGGGACGCCTTCGGCGAGGCCCTGCTGGACGGGCTGCGGCGGGCGGGGGTCGACGTGTCGCGCGTGCAGCGCGGGGCGGAGCCGACGACTCTGGCGGTGGCCACGATCGACGACGGTGGGTCGGCCGCGTACTCCTTCTATGTCGACGGCACCGCCGACCGTCTGTTCACCGCTCCGGCCGCGCTGCCCGCCGGCACGCGCGCGGTGTCCTTCGGCACCTGCTCGCTCGTCCTGGAACCGGGGGCGAGCGCCTATGAGGAGCTGATGCGCACGGCGGCCGCACAGGGGCTGTTCACCGCGCTCGACCCCAACATCCGGGCGGGACTGATCCCGGACGCGGACGCCTACCGGGCGCGTTTCAAGAGCTGGCTGCCCTCGGTGACGCTGCTCAAGCTGTCCGCGGAGGACGCCGAGTGGCTGGGCGGCACCCCGCGCGAGTGGCTGGCCGCGGGACCGGCGGCCGTCGTGGTGACCCGGGGCGGGGATGGTCTGACCGTGTTCACCCGGGACGGCGCGGAGTACTCCGTGCCGGGTGAGAAGATCGCCGTGGTGGACACCATCGGCGCCGGTGACACGGTGAACGCGGCCTTGCTGCACGGGATTTCGGCCCTGGACGCGCTGTCGGAGGAAGCGCTCGCCGCCCTCGGGGCGGAGGGCTGGACGCGGCTGCTGCGCTTCGCGGCACGCGCGGCGGCGATCACCTGTTCGCGGGCGGGGGCCGAGCCGCCGTACGCGGCCGAGCTCGGTGATCTGTGA
- the uvrC gene encoding excinuclease ABC subunit UvrC: MADPSSYRPRPGEIPDSPGVYRFRDEHRRVIYVGKAKSLRQRLANYFQDLANLHPRTRTMVTTAASVEWTVVSTEVEALQLEYSWIKEYDPRFNVKYRDDKSYPYLAVTMNEEFPRVQVMRGHKKKGVRYFGPYAHAWAIRDTVDLLLRVFPVRTCSTGVFKNAARTGRPCLLGYIGKCSAPCVGRIGPEDHRELAEEFCDFMAGRTGTYLRRLEKQMMEAAEEMEYERAARLRDDIEALKKAMEKNAVVLADATDADLVAVAEDELEAAVQIFHVRGGRVRGQRGWVTDKVEEITTGALVEHALQQLYGEETGDAVPKEVLVPALPEPVEPVQEWLTGRRGSNVSLRIPQRGDKKALMETVQRNAQQALALHKTKRASDLTTRSRALEEIAEALDLDSAPLRIECYDISHLQGDDVVASMVVFEDGLQRKSEYRRFQIKGFAGQDDVRSMHEVITRRFKRYLAEKERTGEWTEDSEDVLGDGDGALTGPDAAVNSLKDDDGRPRKFAYPPQLVVVDGGRPQVAAARRALDELGIDDIAVCGLAKRLEEVWLPGDDDPVVLPRTSEGLYLLQRVRDEAHRFAITYQRTKRAKRFRAGPLDEVPGLGDTRKQALIKHFGSVKKLRSATIEQIQEVPGIGRKTAETVAAALAQAAPAAPAVNTATGEIIEDEEPDTTAGASREPVTAGLPDERRGQET, from the coding sequence ATGGCCGACCCCTCCAGCTACCGCCCCAGGCCGGGTGAGATCCCGGACTCCCCGGGGGTGTACAGGTTCCGTGACGAGCACCGCCGGGTGATCTACGTCGGAAAGGCGAAAAGCCTGCGCCAGCGCCTGGCGAACTACTTCCAGGACCTGGCGAACCTGCACCCGCGGACCCGGACGATGGTGACCACCGCCGCGTCCGTGGAGTGGACCGTGGTGTCCACGGAGGTCGAGGCCCTCCAGCTGGAGTACTCGTGGATCAAGGAGTACGACCCCCGGTTCAACGTCAAGTACCGCGACGACAAGAGCTACCCGTACCTCGCGGTGACGATGAACGAGGAGTTCCCGCGCGTGCAGGTGATGCGCGGTCACAAGAAGAAAGGCGTCCGGTACTTCGGTCCGTACGCGCACGCGTGGGCCATCCGCGACACCGTCGACCTGCTGCTGCGCGTCTTCCCGGTGCGCACCTGCTCGACGGGCGTCTTCAAGAACGCCGCCCGCACCGGCCGGCCCTGCCTGCTCGGCTACATCGGCAAGTGCTCCGCGCCGTGCGTCGGCCGGATCGGGCCCGAGGACCACAGGGAGCTGGCCGAGGAGTTCTGCGACTTCATGGCCGGCCGCACCGGCACCTACCTCCGCCGTCTGGAGAAGCAGATGATGGAGGCGGCCGAGGAGATGGAGTACGAGCGGGCGGCCCGGCTGCGCGACGACATCGAGGCCCTGAAGAAGGCCATGGAGAAGAACGCCGTCGTGCTCGCCGACGCGACGGACGCCGACCTCGTCGCGGTCGCCGAGGACGAGCTGGAGGCGGCGGTGCAGATCTTCCACGTGCGCGGCGGCCGGGTGCGCGGCCAGCGCGGCTGGGTGACCGACAAAGTGGAGGAGATCACCACCGGCGCCCTGGTCGAGCACGCCCTCCAGCAGCTCTACGGCGAGGAGACCGGGGACGCCGTCCCCAAGGAGGTCCTGGTCCCGGCACTGCCGGAGCCGGTCGAGCCGGTCCAGGAGTGGCTGACCGGCCGCCGCGGGTCCAACGTCTCGCTGCGCATCCCGCAGCGCGGCGACAAGAAGGCGCTCATGGAGACCGTGCAGCGCAACGCCCAGCAGGCCCTCGCCCTGCACAAGACCAAGCGCGCCTCCGACCTGACCACGCGCTCGCGTGCCCTGGAGGAGATCGCCGAGGCCCTCGACCTGGACAGCGCCCCGCTGCGGATCGAGTGCTACGACATCTCGCATCTCCAGGGGGACGACGTGGTCGCCTCCATGGTCGTCTTCGAGGACGGCCTGCAGCGCAAGAGCGAGTACCGGCGCTTCCAGATCAAGGGCTTCGCGGGCCAGGACGACGTCCGCTCCATGCACGAGGTGATCACCCGCCGCTTCAAGCGGTACCTCGCGGAGAAGGAGCGCACGGGGGAGTGGACGGAGGACTCCGAGGACGTCCTCGGAGACGGTGACGGCGCTCTGACCGGCCCGGACGCGGCCGTCAACAGCCTCAAGGACGACGACGGCCGCCCCAGGAAGTTCGCGTACCCGCCGCAGCTGGTCGTGGTCGACGGCGGCCGGCCGCAGGTCGCCGCGGCCCGGCGCGCACTGGACGAGCTGGGCATCGACGACATCGCCGTCTGCGGCCTCGCCAAGCGCCTGGAGGAGGTCTGGCTGCCGGGCGACGACGACCCGGTGGTGCTGCCCCGCACCAGCGAGGGTCTGTATCTGCTCCAGCGGGTACGGGACGAGGCCCACCGGTTCGCGATCACCTACCAGCGCACCAAACGCGCCAAGCGGTTCCGGGCCGGCCCCCTGGACGAGGTCCCCGGCCTCGGCGATACCCGCAAACAGGCGCTCATCAAGCATTTCGGCTCGGTGAAGAAGCTGCGGTCCGCCACAATCGAGCAGATCCAGGAGGTGCCGGGCATAGGCCGGAAGACGGCCGAGACCGTCGCCGCGGCCCTCGCCCAGGCGGCTCCGGCCGCACCCGCCGTCAACACGGCGACTGGAGAGATCATTGAGGACGAGGAACCCGATACGACGGCGGGTGCCTCGCGGGAGCCCGTAACCGCGGGCCTCCCGGACGAACGACGGGGGCAGGAGACATGA
- a CDS encoding LacI family DNA-binding transcriptional regulator produces MPTMADVARSAGVSVATVSHVLNGTRPVLPHTRQAVLDAIDALGYTPNTLARSLVTSRTRSIGLAVSAISNPYFTEILQGVEAAALDAGYSLLIADPHDDPEHERKVVQLLHERRVDGVIVAPSARPRELVGYLRRHSVPTVFLDRMIGADVLEGADVGGAATPDGPWYDQVCAESAGPTARLVTHLAGLGHRRIGLVAGLPGLSTTGERVSGYRDGLTAAGLAFDERLLVSGNSEAAGAEQATAALLALPDPPTALVTANNAMTIGALRALRRHGLSVPDDIALCCFDDFTWADLFSPRLTAVAQPSRELGGEAVRVLLDRLDDPRRPVRTVRLPCTFVHRTSCGCPEEPGGTRESGHTASSTLSEKGTTS; encoded by the coding sequence ATGCCCACCATGGCCGACGTCGCGCGCAGCGCCGGGGTCTCCGTGGCGACCGTCTCCCACGTGCTGAACGGCACCCGCCCGGTGCTGCCCCACACCCGCCAGGCCGTGCTGGACGCCATCGACGCCCTGGGCTACACCCCCAACACGCTGGCCCGCTCCCTGGTGACCTCCCGCACCCGGTCCATCGGACTCGCGGTGTCGGCGATAAGCAACCCGTACTTCACGGAGATCCTTCAAGGCGTCGAGGCCGCCGCCCTGGATGCGGGCTACAGCCTGCTCATCGCGGACCCGCACGACGATCCCGAGCACGAGCGCAAGGTCGTGCAGCTGCTGCATGAACGCCGGGTGGACGGCGTGATCGTCGCCCCGTCCGCGCGGCCGCGTGAACTGGTCGGCTACCTCCGGCGGCACTCCGTACCGACCGTGTTCCTGGACCGGATGATCGGCGCGGACGTGCTGGAGGGCGCGGACGTGGGAGGCGCCGCCACCCCGGATGGGCCCTGGTACGACCAGGTCTGCGCCGAGAGCGCCGGACCCACCGCGCGTCTGGTCACCCACCTCGCCGGGCTGGGGCACCGTCGGATCGGCCTCGTCGCGGGCCTGCCCGGCCTCAGCACCACCGGGGAACGCGTCTCCGGCTACCGGGACGGTCTCACCGCCGCCGGCCTGGCCTTCGACGAGCGGCTCCTCGTGTCCGGGAACTCGGAGGCCGCCGGTGCCGAGCAGGCCACGGCCGCCCTGCTCGCCCTCCCCGATCCGCCCACGGCCCTGGTCACCGCCAACAACGCGATGACCATCGGCGCGCTGCGCGCCCTGCGCCGGCACGGCTTGTCCGTCCCCGACGACATCGCCCTGTGCTGCTTCGACGACTTCACCTGGGCCGACCTGTTCTCGCCCCGGCTCACCGCCGTCGCCCAGCCCAGCAGGGAGCTGGGCGGCGAGGCCGTGCGGGTGCTGCTCGACCGCCTGGACGACCCGCGCCGGCCGGTCAGGACAGTGCGGCTGCCGTGCACGTTCGTCCATCGCACGTCCTGCGGGTGCCCGGAGGAGCCGGGCGGGACCCGGGAGTCCGGGCACACCGCGTCATCCACGCTGTCGGAGAAGGGAACCACCTCGTGA
- a CDS encoding Rieske (2Fe-2S) protein, translating to MPARPSASRRTVLRGAAAVPAAGLGLAACSAPGRGGSDPAATPAAPVDLGAESEVSKGGAKLYRDHNVIVSRDGNGTLKAYSTICTHAGCPINKLQGTTLVCPCHGSQFDAVTGKVVQSPATEPLAELPVKTANGRIIAGPGA from the coding sequence ATGCCCGCCCGACCGTCCGCGAGCCGTCGCACCGTCCTTCGAGGGGCCGCCGCGGTCCCGGCCGCCGGGCTCGGTCTGGCCGCCTGCTCGGCGCCGGGCCGGGGTGGCTCGGACCCGGCGGCCACCCCGGCCGCGCCGGTCGACCTCGGCGCCGAGAGCGAGGTCTCGAAGGGCGGGGCCAAGCTCTACCGCGACCACAACGTGATCGTCAGCCGCGACGGGAACGGCACGCTGAAGGCGTACAGCACGATCTGCACCCACGCGGGGTGTCCCATCAACAAACTGCAGGGGACCACTCTGGTCTGCCCCTGCCACGGCAGCCAGTTCGACGCCGTGACGGGCAAGGTGGTCCAGTCACCGGCCACCGAGCCCCTGGCGGAACTGCCGGTGAAGACGGCGAACGGCAGGATCATCGCGGGCCCGGGCGCCTGA